In Citrus sinensis cultivar Valencia sweet orange chromosome 4, DVS_A1.0, whole genome shotgun sequence, one DNA window encodes the following:
- the LOC102631385 gene encoding O-fucosyltransferase 20 isoform X1 — translation MAKLKKQLSYISVPSQIINSLSSSSLQSLLVSPKKPSKSSFSRKFFSFNSYKNPRFWFLALFLVGLFGMLKLGFNLDPPIPFSPYPCFTTSPQDSFASNEKSHASFASNEQQNGQKDEILKGFNESQALVSKGFEDSEESEFWKQPDGMGYRPCLHFSREYRKYSDAIVKDRRKYLLVVVSGGMNQQRNQIVDAVVIARILGAALVVPILQVNVIWGDESEFSDIFDLEHFKSVLANDVRIVSSLPSTHIMTRPVEEKRTPLHVSPQWIRARYLRRLNREGVLLLRGLDSRLSKDLPSDLQKLRCKVAFHALRFAPPILQLGNKLAERMRSKGPYLSLHLRMEKDVWVRTGCLPGPEYDEMISNERKQRPELLTARSNMTYHERKLAGLCPLNAVEVTRLLKALGAPKIARIYWAGGEPLGGKEALLPLITEFPHLYNKEDLALPGELEPFANKASLMAAIDYIVSENSDIFMPSHGGNMGHAIQGHRAYAGHKKYITPNKRQMLHYFLNSSLPEAEFNRIIKELHSESLGQPELRTSKAGRDVTKYPVPECMCNDSHAHSS, via the exons ATGGCAAAACTAAAGAAGCAGCTCTCTTACATTTCAGTTCCTTCTCAGATAATAAACTCTTTATCATCTTCTTCACTTCAATCGCTTCTTGTTTCTCCCAAAAAACCTTCAAAAAGCAGCTTCAGCAGGAAgttcttttcatttaactCTTACAAGAACCCAAGGTTTTGGTTCTTGGCTCTCTTTCTTGTTGGCCTTTTTGGGATGTTAAAGCTTGGCTTTAATCTTGATCCTCCGATCCCTTTCTCGCCATATCCCTGCTTCACAACAAGCCCACAGGATTCATTTGCTTCAAACGAGAAATCCCATGCGAGTTTCGCTTCAAACGAGCAACAAAATGGTCAAAAAGATGAGATTTTGAAGGGGTTTAATGAATCACAAGCTTTGGTCTCAAAAGGCTTTGAAGATTCAGAGGAGAGTGAGTTTTGGAAGCAACCGGATGGAATGGGATATAGGCCCTGCCTGCATTTCAGCCGTGAGTATAGAAAGTATAGTGATGCGATTGTGAAAGATAGGAGAAAGTATTTATTGGTGGTGGTCTCGGGTGGAATGAATCAGCAGAGGAATCAGATTGTTGATGCTGTCGTCATTGCTAGGATTCTTGGTGCTGCTCTTGTTGTTCCCATTTTGCAAGTCAATGTCATTTGGGGTGATGAAAG TGAATTTTCTGATATATTTGATTTGGAGCACTTCAAGAGCGTCCTTGCAAATGATGTGAGGATAGTTTCTTCATTGCCATCAACACATATAATGACTAGGCCAGTGGAGGAGAAGAGGACTCCACTTCATGTATCCCCTCAATGGATTCGTGCTCGTTATCTTAGGAGG TTGAACAGAGAAGGGGTTCTACTTTTACGCGGTCTAGATTCAAGGCTCTCTAAAGATCTCCCTTCTGATCTTCAGAAGCTTCGCTGCAAG GTGGCTTTTCATGCattgaggtttgccccaccaatTTTGCAACTTGGTAACAAGCTTGCTGAGAGGATGCGAAGCAAAGGACCCTACCTTTCTCTTCATTTAAGAATGGAGAAGGACGTATGGGTGAGGACTGGCTGTCTTCCTGGTCCCGAGTATGACGAGATGATCAGCAATGAGAGGAAACAAAGGCCAGAGCTTCTAACTGCCAGGTCAAATATGACTTATCATGAGCGAAAGCTTGCTGGTCTCTGCCCCTTGAACGCCGTGGAGGTGACTAG GTTGCTTAAGGCCCTTGGAGCTCCAAAGATTGCAAGAATATACTGGGCGGGAGGGGAACCATTGGGTGGAAAAGAGGCCCTACTGCCACTAATCACAGAGTTTCCCCATTTATACAATAAAGAAGATCTTGCCTTGCCTGGTGAGCTAGAACCATTTGCAAACAAAGCTTCACTTATGGCTGCTATTGACTATATTGTTTCCGAAAACAGTGACATTTTCATGCCTTCTCATGGAGGAAATATGGGCCATGCGATTCAG GGACACAGGGCGTATGCAGGGCACAAGAAGTATATAACCCCAAACAAAAGACAAATGCTTCATTATTTCCTAAACTCTTCCCTCCCTGAAGCAGAGTTCAACAGAATCATAAAGGAGTTGCACAGTGAATCCTTGGGGCAACCTGAACTCAGGACTAGCAAAGCTGGAAGAGATGTTACCAAGTATCCTGTCCCTGAGTGTATGTGCAATGATTCACATGCACATTCCTCGTGA
- the LOC102631385 gene encoding O-fucosyltransferase 20 isoform X2: MAKLKKQLSYISVPSQIINSLSSSSLQSLLVSPKKPSKSSFSRKFFSFNSYKNPRFWFLALFLVGLFGMLKLGFNLDPPIPFSPYPCFTTSPQDSFASNEKSHASFASNEQQNGQKDEILKGFNESQALVSKGFEDSEESEFWKQPDGMGYRPCLHFSREYRKYSDAIVKDRRKYLLVVVSGGMNQQRNQIVDAVVIARILGAALVVPILQVNVIWGDESEFSDIFDLEHFKSVLANDVRIVSSLPSTHIMTRPVEEKRTPLHVSPQWIRARYLRRLNREGVLLLRGLDSRLSKDLPSDLQKLRCKVAFHALRFAPPILQLGNKLAERMRSKGPYLSLHLRMEKDVWVRTGCLPGPEYDEMISNERKQRPELLTARSNMTYHERKLAGLCPLNAVEVTRLLKALGAPKIARIYWAGGEPLGGKEALLPLITEFPHLYNKEDLALPVTFSCLLMEEIWAMRFRDTGRMQGTRSI; the protein is encoded by the exons ATGGCAAAACTAAAGAAGCAGCTCTCTTACATTTCAGTTCCTTCTCAGATAATAAACTCTTTATCATCTTCTTCACTTCAATCGCTTCTTGTTTCTCCCAAAAAACCTTCAAAAAGCAGCTTCAGCAGGAAgttcttttcatttaactCTTACAAGAACCCAAGGTTTTGGTTCTTGGCTCTCTTTCTTGTTGGCCTTTTTGGGATGTTAAAGCTTGGCTTTAATCTTGATCCTCCGATCCCTTTCTCGCCATATCCCTGCTTCACAACAAGCCCACAGGATTCATTTGCTTCAAACGAGAAATCCCATGCGAGTTTCGCTTCAAACGAGCAACAAAATGGTCAAAAAGATGAGATTTTGAAGGGGTTTAATGAATCACAAGCTTTGGTCTCAAAAGGCTTTGAAGATTCAGAGGAGAGTGAGTTTTGGAAGCAACCGGATGGAATGGGATATAGGCCCTGCCTGCATTTCAGCCGTGAGTATAGAAAGTATAGTGATGCGATTGTGAAAGATAGGAGAAAGTATTTATTGGTGGTGGTCTCGGGTGGAATGAATCAGCAGAGGAATCAGATTGTTGATGCTGTCGTCATTGCTAGGATTCTTGGTGCTGCTCTTGTTGTTCCCATTTTGCAAGTCAATGTCATTTGGGGTGATGAAAG TGAATTTTCTGATATATTTGATTTGGAGCACTTCAAGAGCGTCCTTGCAAATGATGTGAGGATAGTTTCTTCATTGCCATCAACACATATAATGACTAGGCCAGTGGAGGAGAAGAGGACTCCACTTCATGTATCCCCTCAATGGATTCGTGCTCGTTATCTTAGGAGG TTGAACAGAGAAGGGGTTCTACTTTTACGCGGTCTAGATTCAAGGCTCTCTAAAGATCTCCCTTCTGATCTTCAGAAGCTTCGCTGCAAG GTGGCTTTTCATGCattgaggtttgccccaccaatTTTGCAACTTGGTAACAAGCTTGCTGAGAGGATGCGAAGCAAAGGACCCTACCTTTCTCTTCATTTAAGAATGGAGAAGGACGTATGGGTGAGGACTGGCTGTCTTCCTGGTCCCGAGTATGACGAGATGATCAGCAATGAGAGGAAACAAAGGCCAGAGCTTCTAACTGCCAGGTCAAATATGACTTATCATGAGCGAAAGCTTGCTGGTCTCTGCCCCTTGAACGCCGTGGAGGTGACTAG GTTGCTTAAGGCCCTTGGAGCTCCAAAGATTGCAAGAATATACTGGGCGGGAGGGGAACCATTGGGTGGAAAAGAGGCCCTACTGCCACTAATCACAGAGTTTCCCCATTTATACAATAAAGAAGATCTTGCCTTGCCTG TGACATTTTCATGCCTTCTCATGGAGGAAATATGGGCCATGCGATTCAG GGACACAGGGCGTATGCAGGGCACAAGAAGTATATAA